In a genomic window of Xenopus laevis strain J_2021 chromosome 5S, Xenopus_laevis_v10.1, whole genome shotgun sequence:
- the MGC114819 gene encoding uncharacterized protein LOC735159: protein MKDLDLGVEYVIPSLGYRNVREQPNQDKRKEPQDFKYQKAKSQHVDCLDALETAARVEGLPLDISVHSNLKILEEDHHKGKYHLGLNLLKPYRITSKHQHPVDNAGLFSFMTFSWLTPLARLAYKKGELFFEDIWPLSKHESSDINSKRLEKLWLEEVTEKGAEESSLRIVVWNFCRTRLMISIMCLMLTQLAGFIGPVSTFHPVSTGQWYLVLGGSLNPPTPV, encoded by the exons ATGAAAGACCTAGATTTAGGAGTGGAATATGTCATTCCCAGCCTGGGATACAGAAATGTTCGGGAACAACCCAACCAAGATAAAAGGAAGGAGCCACAGGATTTTAAGTACCAAAAGGCAAAGTCACAG catgtgGATTGCCTGGATGCCCTAGAGACTGCTGCGCGAGTCGAAGGACTGCCTCTGGATATCTCTGTGCATTCCAACTTAAAAATCCTTGAAGAGGACCACCACAAAGGGAAATATCACCTTGGACTCAACCTGCTAAAACCCTATAGAATTACTTCAAA GCACCAGCATCCTGTGGACAATGCAGGATTATTCTCCTTTATGACATTCTCTTGGCTTACTCCATTGGCCCGATTAGCTTACAAAAAGGGAGAACTCTTCTTTGAAGATATCTGGCCTCTGTCAAAACATGAATCATCTGATATTAACAGCAAGCG CTTAGAGAAGCTGTGGCTGGAAGAGGTGACTGAAAAGGGTGCAGAGGAGTCTTCGCTCCGCATCGTTGTCTGGAACTTCTGCCGCACTAGGCTCATGATCTCCATCATGTGCTTAATGCTCACTCAACTGGCAGGCTTCATTGGTCCAGTAAGTACTTTCCACCCTGTTTCAACTGGCCAGTGGTATCTGGTCCTAGGGGGATCTTTAAATCCCCCCACCCCAGTTTGA